One window of the Bacteroidales bacterium genome contains the following:
- the coxB gene encoding cytochrome c oxidase subunit II, which yields MFQGASNFAKGVDGAFLFIFVVSMFFLIGITVMMIWFVIHYSRKKHPKAEQIKDNMKLEITWTVIPIILVMFMFYYGIVVFNPMRIVPKDAMVVKVTGRMWNWSFEYTNGKISNELVLPANKAVKLNLFSPDVIHSLYIPAFRIKEDVVPGKDNYMWFIPTTKGTYEILCSAYCGLRHSFMEAKTRVVTEEEFQKWFNEKSPVILESMGLKVIQDNACTGCHSLDGSPLVGPTFKGLYGSKRVVIEDGEEKTVIADSTYIRTSILEPDKQIVKGFKSGMMRAYSTAIKKDDIKSIIVYFEKQSELQK from the coding sequence ATGTTCCAAGGAGCATCAAATTTTGCTAAAGGTGTCGATGGCGCATTTCTTTTCATTTTCGTTGTTTCAATGTTCTTTCTAATAGGAATAACGGTAATGATGATATGGTTTGTAATCCATTATAGCCGCAAGAAACACCCAAAGGCTGAGCAGATAAAGGACAACATGAAACTGGAGATTACATGGACAGTTATTCCAATTATTCTTGTAATGTTTATGTTTTACTATGGTATTGTTGTGTTCAATCCAATGCGTATTGTTCCTAAGGATGCCATGGTAGTTAAGGTTACAGGCAGAATGTGGAATTGGTCGTTCGAGTATACAAATGGAAAGATATCGAATGAGCTTGTGCTCCCTGCAAATAAAGCAGTAAAATTGAATTTGTTCTCACCAGATGTTATTCATAGCCTTTATATCCCTGCGTTTAGAATCAAAGAGGATGTTGTACCCGGGAAAGATAACTATATGTGGTTCATTCCAACTACCAAGGGAACCTATGAGATATTATGTTCAGCATACTGTGGGCTTCGCCATTCATTCATGGAGGCTAAAACACGAGTAGTAACGGAAGAGGAGTTCCAGAAATGGTTTAATGAGAAATCACCTGTGATTCTCGAAAGCATGGGACTAAAAGTGATACAAGACAATGCTTGTACAGGATGTCATTCATTGGATGGCTCACCCCTAGTTGGACCCACTTTTAAAGGGTTATATGGTTCAAAGCGAGTAGTAATTGAAGATGGTGAAGAGAAAACTGTAATTGCAGATTCAACCTACATAAGAACATCGATTCTTGAACCCGACAAGCAGATTGTAAAAGGTTTTAAATCAGGAATGATGCGAGCCTATAGCACAGCAATAAAGAAGGATGATATAAAATCTATTATCGTTTACTTTGAAAAACAATCAGAACTTCAAAAATAA
- a CDS encoding cytochrome-c oxidase, which yields MEHTAHITSYRSYGIILVILLFLTAITITVTWFDAGSLSVGVAMFIACIKVSLVLLYFMHLKFDELIFKILAAVVIMLLAVVFIITFFDYLFR from the coding sequence ATGGAACATACAGCCCATATAACCAGCTATCGATCTTACGGAATAATTCTAGTCATACTATTATTCCTTACTGCAATAACCATTACTGTTACTTGGTTTGATGCAGGTTCTCTAAGCGTTGGAGTGGCAATGTTTATTGCTTGCATTAAAGTATCGCTTGTTCTGTTATACTTTATGCATTTGAAGTTTGATGAGTTGATTTTTAAAATCTTGGCAGCTGTAGTAATCATGCTGCTAGCAGTGGTATTTATTATTACTTTTTTCGATTATCTGTTTAGATAG
- a CDS encoding cytochrome c oxidase subunit 3 family protein → MDHNTLEEHEHRDDVGSKLGMWIFIFTELLLFGGLFLVYAVLRAKYFQDFHVAAHQLNVFIGSINTLALLVSSMTIAMSITAIQKNQKKVALILLSITFFLAFIFLVNKYFEWGLKIHHHLYPGSDLVLTLTHGEILFFGLYFFMTGLHALHIIIGMSLIGVVIFKVKNDKIRSDNFQLLENAGLYWHLVDLIWIFLFPLLYLIT, encoded by the coding sequence ATGGATCATAACACATTAGAAGAACACGAGCATCGTGATGATGTTGGCTCAAAATTAGGTATGTGGATTTTCATTTTTACCGAACTTCTCCTATTCGGTGGATTATTCCTTGTTTATGCCGTATTACGAGCTAAATACTTTCAGGATTTCCATGTTGCAGCGCATCAGCTCAACGTATTTATTGGATCGATTAATACACTCGCTCTATTGGTTAGTAGTATGACAATTGCAATGTCTATAACAGCCATTCAAAAAAATCAAAAGAAAGTTGCTTTAATCCTGCTATCTATCACTTTCTTTCTGGCTTTCATTTTCTTGGTAAACAAATACTTTGAGTGGGGATTAAAGATACACCACCATCTATATCCAGGTTCTGACCTTGTTCTTACCTTGACTCATGGTGAGATTCTGTTCTTTGGATTGTATTTCTTCATGACTGGATTACATGCCCTTCACATCATTATTGGGATGTCGCTTATTGGTGTTGTAATTTTTAAAGTAAAGAATGACAAAATCAGATCAGATAACTTTCAACTACTCGAAAATGCAGGTTTGTACTGGCACCTAGTTGACCTGATTTGGATTTTCCTTTTTCCTCTTTTATATCTTATCACCTAA
- a CDS encoding cytochrome c oxidase subunit I, whose protein sequence is MGSKPVALPTGSYLDQQGKYKGILGWLTSTDHKRIAILYLSCIAIFFLVGATLGGIMKLELLKAGQQYFGPQTYNGFFTVHGIIMIFMVVIPGLSAVFGNFFLPIMIGAKDVAFPRLNLFSWYIYLAGSAIAIYSQFGGHGAPDTGWTFYAPYSINTNTNVIPAVLAAFVLGFSSILTGLNFIVTIHRMRAKGMTWFKMPLFPWSIYATAWIQVLATPIIGITLLMVIAERTLRIGFFDPSLGGDPILYQHLFWIYSHPAVYIMILPAMGVITEIIPTFCQRNVFGYKAIAFSSMAIAGVGYLVWGHHMFTSGMSNFARIAFSFLTFVVAIPSAIKVFNWITTMYKGSILVRTPFLYTLSFIFLFMIGGLTGLTLGSLAINVHVHDTYYVVAHFHYIVFGGMGFAFFAAIHYWFPKMFGRMYKERLGNIAWGIVFGGFNLLYFPMFVLGLQGMPRRYFDYLPEYSTGQFISSIGAFVLITGLILMVYNLVRSARKGELAPMNPWNGQTLEWTIASPPPLENFDREIVITESPYNYK, encoded by the coding sequence ATGGGATCAAAACCTGTTGCACTTCCCACTGGCAGCTATCTCGATCAGCAAGGAAAATACAAAGGAATTTTAGGCTGGCTGACCTCCACCGATCATAAACGAATTGCAATTCTTTACCTCTCTTGTATTGCGATTTTCTTTCTGGTAGGTGCTACGCTTGGAGGAATCATGAAACTTGAACTCCTTAAAGCTGGACAACAATACTTTGGACCACAAACCTATAACGGTTTCTTTACTGTTCATGGTATTATCATGATTTTCATGGTTGTAATACCAGGACTATCGGCAGTTTTCGGGAACTTCTTTCTACCCATCATGATAGGGGCGAAAGATGTTGCATTCCCCCGTCTAAACCTTTTCTCATGGTACATTTATCTTGCGGGTTCTGCAATTGCTATTTATTCTCAATTTGGGGGTCATGGGGCTCCAGATACTGGTTGGACATTTTATGCACCTTACAGCATAAACACAAACACAAATGTAATACCCGCAGTACTTGCCGCATTTGTTCTTGGTTTTTCATCAATTCTTACCGGGTTGAATTTTATCGTTACCATACATCGTATGCGAGCAAAGGGAATGACCTGGTTTAAGATGCCACTATTCCCTTGGTCAATCTATGCAACAGCATGGATTCAGGTTCTTGCAACGCCAATTATTGGTATAACCTTGCTTATGGTTATTGCTGAAAGAACTTTACGAATAGGCTTTTTTGATCCCTCACTCGGGGGCGATCCAATTCTTTACCAGCATCTTTTCTGGATATACTCCCACCCTGCCGTTTACATAATGATTCTACCTGCAATGGGTGTAATCACCGAAATTATTCCAACCTTTTGTCAACGTAATGTATTCGGATATAAGGCAATTGCTTTTTCTAGTATGGCAATAGCTGGAGTTGGCTATTTGGTATGGGGGCATCATATGTTTACTTCAGGAATGAGCAATTTTGCAAGAATAGCATTCTCCTTTCTTACTTTTGTTGTTGCAATTCCCAGCGCCATAAAGGTTTTCAACTGGATAACCACAATGTACAAAGGCTCTATACTTGTAAGGACACCCTTCCTTTACACATTATCCTTTATCTTCCTGTTTATGATTGGCGGTTTAACAGGCCTTACCCTTGGATCTTTGGCAATCAACGTTCATGTTCACGATACATACTATGTTGTTGCCCACTTCCATTACATCGTGTTTGGAGGGATGGGTTTTGCCTTCTTTGCGGCCATTCACTATTGGTTTCCCAAAATGTTTGGAAGAATGTATAAGGAACGATTAGGGAATATTGCTTGGGGAATTGTATTCGGGGGATTCAACCTACTTTACTTCCCAATGTTTGTTCTTGGACTACAGGGCATGCCCCGCCGCTATTTCGATTACCTTCCAGAATATTCAACAGGACAATTCATATCATCGATAGGAGCGTTTGTGCTTATCACAGGGTTGATTTTAATGGTGTATAACCTTGTAAGATCTGCCCGAAAAGGGGAACTTGCTCCAATGAATCCATGGAATGGACAAACATTGGAATGGACAATTGCATCGCCACCTCCATTAGAAAATTTTGACCGAGAAATTGTAATTACTGAATCCCCATACAATTACAAGTAA
- a CDS encoding SCO family protein — translation MKKILISLLLVGYSLLSFSQPFTNEVGIDEHLNDTVPLNLAFINEQNQSVTLGQLINKPTILAFVYFDCPGLCSPLQEGISDLVDKSDLVLGKDYNIITISFNYKDTPEKAIQKKANFTTKIGKDKAPYWYYLTGDSLAIVKILNSVGYKIKVAGVDYIHPSAIIMLSPKGKITRYLYGLTFLPFDLKMSVIEARKGISQPTINRVLQFCYTYEPEGRRYTLEITKLVGVFTLIVIAALFIVLVSRRKKKD, via the coding sequence ATGAAGAAGATTCTTATTTCACTACTACTCGTTGGATATTCATTACTCTCATTCAGTCAGCCTTTTACCAATGAGGTAGGGATTGATGAGCACTTGAATGATACCGTTCCTTTAAACCTAGCGTTTATCAATGAGCAGAATCAAAGCGTAACCCTTGGTCAGCTCATTAATAAACCGACAATACTTGCTTTTGTATACTTCGACTGCCCAGGACTTTGTAGTCCTCTGCAGGAAGGAATTTCAGATTTAGTGGACAAGTCAGATCTTGTGCTTGGGAAGGATTACAATATAATCACAATTAGCTTCAACTATAAAGACACCCCTGAAAAGGCAATTCAGAAGAAAGCCAACTTTACGACTAAAATTGGAAAGGACAAAGCCCCATACTGGTACTACCTCACTGGCGACAGTTTAGCAATCGTTAAAATTCTGAATAGCGTTGGCTATAAAATAAAGGTTGCGGGAGTAGATTATATACATCCTTCGGCAATTATTATGCTAAGCCCAAAGGGAAAAATTACAAGATATTTATATGGTCTTACATTTCTTCCTTTCGACCTAAAAATGTCGGTTATTGAGGCTAGAAAAGGAATTAGCCAACCAACTATTAACAGAGTTCTACAATTCTGCTATACTTATGAGCCAGAAGGAAGACGATATACTCTTGAAATTACAAAACTAGTAGGTGTTTTCACTCTAATTGTCATTGCAGCGCTTTTTATAGTATTGGTGTCAAGACGAAAGAAAAAAGATTAA
- a CDS encoding DoxX family protein → MQSKNSFLTTLGRILFALPFGIIGINHFIVSDFFNGMLTSFIPGGFMILFTGACLIAASISIILKKYIKLSCLLLALLLLIFILTIHIPQLFEADKAQFAFMELLKDTGLMGGALIIAGIYKEDTIEEK, encoded by the coding sequence ATGCAAAGCAAAAACTCCTTCCTCACTACCTTAGGGCGCATTCTCTTTGCGCTTCCATTTGGTATAATCGGCATTAATCACTTTATTGTAAGCGACTTCTTTAATGGCATGCTCACCTCATTTATCCCCGGTGGTTTTATGATTCTTTTCACAGGAGCCTGTCTTATTGCAGCAAGCATAAGTATCATTTTAAAGAAATACATTAAACTATCCTGCCTATTACTTGCATTACTTCTACTAATTTTCATTCTTACTATTCATATTCCACAACTATTTGAGGCAGATAAAGCTCAATTTGCATTTATGGAACTCCTAAAGGATACTGGTTTAATGGGTGGTGCGCTTATCATTGCAGGAATTTATAAGGAAGATACAATTGAAGAAAAGTAA
- a CDS encoding GxxExxY protein, giving the protein MTENEISKILVNIFLKVHRILGPGLLESVYEAAICHELDKIDLKYRRQTDIAVSYENVKLDLGFRADIIVEEKVIVEIKSVESIAAIHPKQLLTYLRLTNIKLGLLVNFNVVLIKDGITRIVNNL; this is encoded by the coding sequence ATGACTGAAAATGAAATTTCTAAAATATTGGTTAATATTTTTCTGAAAGTTCATAGGATACTAGGTCCTGGATTGTTGGAATCGGTTTACGAAGCTGCGATTTGTCATGAACTAGATAAAATAGATTTGAAATATAGAAGACAGACCGATATTGCTGTTTCATATGAAAACGTCAAATTAGATTTGGGCTTTAGAGCAGATATTATTGTTGAAGAAAAAGTAATTGTTGAAATAAAATCTGTAGAATCAATAGCCGCAATTCATCCAAAACAACTGCTCACCTACTTAAGATTGACAAATATTAAATTAGGGCTTCTTGTGAATTTTAATGTTGTTTTGATTAAAGATGGAATTACTAGAATTGTTAACAATTTATGA
- a CDS encoding c-type cytochrome — protein sequence MQLNKTLLASLLLLIMSADNSFSQTTPIPAEAKSKTAPLIFSPETVKSGEQIFNTNCKSCHGDPGKANYAKLVPIPKDPASPEYQKNTDGEMFFILSNGRGLMPNFVNTLSEEQRWQVISFVRSFNKNYTQPAIKVAGVVKTETAKMTLAYDSNKKMIFATITDSIAGLRKPLSDISIKIFIKRTFGNLLIAETTTGKDGIGYFNIPRDIPGDSIGTLSLIAKTQGNSKELTSTLNEKIGIITKPKKLLEQRAWWNINKMAPIWLISIYTLGILGILSTVIYILFQLQKIKKINQNK from the coding sequence ATGCAACTAAATAAAACTCTACTTGCTTCTCTTCTTTTGCTGATAATGTCAGCTGATAACTCGTTTTCTCAAACCACACCTATTCCCGCTGAAGCAAAAAGCAAAACTGCACCACTCATATTCTCTCCTGAAACGGTTAAATCTGGCGAGCAGATTTTCAACACCAATTGCAAATCATGCCATGGTGATCCAGGAAAAGCTAACTATGCAAAACTAGTACCAATCCCTAAAGATCCTGCATCTCCAGAATACCAGAAAAACACTGATGGTGAGATGTTCTTTATCCTTTCAAATGGAAGAGGATTAATGCCTAATTTCGTTAACACGTTAAGTGAGGAGCAACGTTGGCAAGTAATATCTTTCGTTAGAAGTTTTAATAAGAATTACACACAACCTGCAATAAAAGTTGCGGGAGTCGTAAAAACTGAAACCGCTAAAATGACTCTCGCTTACGATTCAAATAAAAAGATGATTTTCGCAACAATCACTGACAGTATAGCAGGTTTAAGAAAACCATTATCTGATATATCCATTAAAATATTTATTAAACGGACTTTCGGAAATTTACTAATCGCCGAAACAACAACGGGTAAAGATGGTATTGGTTATTTCAATATTCCAAGAGATATCCCAGGAGACTCCATCGGCACATTATCTTTAATTGCAAAAACTCAGGGTAATAGCAAAGAACTTACAAGTACATTAAATGAAAAGATTGGTATAATTACCAAACCTAAGAAACTACTTGAACAAAGGGCTTGGTGGAATATCAACAAAATGGCTCCAATATGGTTAATATCCATATATACATTGGGTATTTTGGGTATTTTATCAACCGTTATATATATTTTATTTCAACTTCAAAAGATAAAGAAAATAAACCAAAACAAATAA
- the nrfD gene encoding polysulfide reductase NrfD gives MAELQTNTVENLSKDLFRTVRLNKEFHIWMGFLSLVLLICLYAYSIQLRDGLGVAGIRDYVSWGIYISNFVFFVATSLVGMLVSGVVGLSGQKWVTPLTRIAEIIAVAFAAVAGLVIVSDMGRPERLANVFIHGRVQSPILWDVTVVSTYFLISLLLLYITLIPDLAYGKGNLEGRPKLLQKLYEILSLGWRGTKEEVKIIKKSTVVMLILIIPVALSIHTVTSWLFAVTLRPGWDSSIFGPYFVSGAFVSGLSCLIIAMFFFRKNYKLENYITDFHFDKVAKLLVLVSLVYLYFNLNEFLVPGYKMKKFDAVHLRQLFAGEHALLFWGVQGLGLIIPIILLLMKPFRKPLPMLIIGIFVLIGSWLKRYIIVVPVQEHPFLPIQHEPSNFMVYSPTLIEILISIAPIIMVLMIISVLAKLFPVIPIWETAVHKGLIKDEIETKDQNE, from the coding sequence ATGGCGGAATTACAAACCAATACTGTAGAAAATCTTTCAAAAGATCTATTTCGAACAGTTAGGCTCAACAAAGAGTTTCATATTTGGATGGGATTCCTTTCATTAGTTCTACTAATTTGTCTCTACGCATATTCCATTCAACTTCGAGACGGATTAGGGGTTGCAGGTATTCGCGATTACGTGTCATGGGGTATTTACATTTCAAACTTTGTTTTCTTTGTTGCAACGAGTTTAGTTGGAATGCTAGTTAGCGGAGTTGTTGGATTATCGGGACAAAAATGGGTTACTCCTTTAACAAGAATTGCTGAGATTATTGCAGTTGCATTTGCTGCTGTTGCTGGATTAGTAATTGTCTCTGATATGGGGCGCCCCGAAAGGTTAGCCAATGTTTTTATCCATGGCAGAGTTCAATCGCCTATACTTTGGGATGTTACCGTTGTTTCAACCTATTTTTTAATCAGTTTACTTCTTTTATATATCACGTTAATTCCTGATTTAGCTTACGGGAAAGGTAATCTTGAAGGTAGACCCAAACTACTACAGAAACTGTACGAGATTCTTTCACTTGGCTGGAGAGGAACAAAAGAGGAGGTTAAGATCATAAAAAAATCAACTGTTGTAATGTTGATTTTGATTATCCCAGTTGCTTTATCCATTCACACTGTAACTTCGTGGCTTTTTGCGGTAACCTTGCGTCCTGGGTGGGATTCATCAATTTTCGGACCTTATTTCGTTAGTGGCGCATTTGTATCAGGTCTTTCATGCTTAATTATTGCGATGTTTTTCTTTAGAAAAAACTATAAACTGGAGAACTATATAACTGATTTTCATTTTGATAAAGTTGCTAAACTTTTAGTCCTAGTTTCATTAGTTTATCTCTATTTTAATCTTAACGAATTTTTGGTTCCTGGATATAAGATGAAAAAGTTTGATGCTGTTCATCTACGTCAACTATTTGCAGGTGAGCATGCTTTACTTTTTTGGGGAGTTCAAGGGCTTGGTTTAATAATCCCTATCATTCTTCTATTAATGAAGCCATTCCGAAAACCATTACCAATGTTGATAATCGGAATCTTCGTGCTTATTGGATCTTGGCTAAAACGTTATATCATTGTCGTTCCAGTACAAGAGCACCCATTTCTCCCAATTCAGCACGAACCAAGTAACTTCATGGTTTATTCTCCTACTTTGATTGAAATTTTGATTTCAATTGCACCGATAATCATGGTTTTAATGATAATCTCTGTTTTAGCAAAACTTTTTCCAGTAATTCCAATTTGGGAAACAGCCGTTCATAAGGGATTAATTAAGGATGAGATCGAAACTAAAGATCAAAATGAATAA
- a CDS encoding 4Fe-4S dicluster domain-containing protein, translating to MEDESKNPKPKSRRDFVKNIGLIGLGGIALGSSLYAAKRFEEKKKGQNVKLLTADGKLVEVDSLDIKSIDVDRLTELQERGREGIPGKSWVMVVDLSKCRNARKCIDSCQSAHHLRPEQYHINTLQMKDTDRTPAYHMPKPCQHCDNPPCVSVCPVDATFKRNDGIVLIDNERCIGCRFCIAACPYSARSFNWFEPKDAEKDKELAYDIELNVPQKKGTITKCCFSADRLRINKLPYCVSACPNGVYYFGDENEDAVTNGTTKETVRLSQLLKDNGAYQLMEELGTKPRVFYLPPKNRLFPFSDSSETENKS from the coding sequence ATGGAAGATGAATCCAAAAACCCAAAACCTAAATCACGAAGAGATTTTGTTAAAAATATTGGTCTAATTGGTTTAGGGGGGATTGCCTTAGGAAGTTCGCTCTATGCAGCCAAGCGTTTCGAAGAAAAAAAGAAGGGTCAAAACGTTAAATTACTCACTGCTGATGGCAAGTTGGTAGAGGTAGATTCTTTAGATATTAAGTCAATTGATGTTGATCGTTTAACTGAACTTCAGGAACGAGGTAGAGAAGGTATTCCTGGAAAGAGTTGGGTAATGGTTGTTGACCTTTCAAAATGTCGTAATGCACGAAAATGTATCGATTCTTGCCAATCGGCTCATCATCTGAGACCCGAGCAATATCATATCAACACTCTTCAGATGAAGGATACCGACAGAACCCCTGCTTACCATATGCCTAAGCCTTGTCAACACTGCGACAACCCACCTTGCGTTTCCGTTTGCCCTGTTGATGCAACCTTTAAGCGTAACGATGGAATTGTACTTATTGATAATGAAAGATGCATTGGTTGTCGGTTTTGCATTGCTGCTTGCCCATACTCTGCCCGCTCGTTCAACTGGTTTGAACCTAAGGATGCCGAAAAGGATAAAGAGTTGGCTTATGATATTGAACTGAATGTACCACAGAAGAAAGGAACAATCACAAAGTGTTGTTTCAGTGCAGATAGACTTAGAATAAACAAACTCCCCTACTGCGTTTCAGCTTGTCCTAATGGTGTTTACTATTTTGGAGATGAGAACGAGGATGCTGTTACAAACGGTACAACAAAAGAAACCGTTCGCTTAAGTCAACTATTAAAAGATAATGGTGCATATCAACTAATGGAAGAGTTGGGAACAAAACCAAGAGTTTTCTATCTACCTCCAAAGAATAGATTGTTTCCATTCTCCGATAGTTCTGAAACTGAAAATAAATCATAG
- a CDS encoding DUF4870 domain-containing protein — translation MREINYINSEEQTFSTLCHLSALSGAIIPLGHIFGPLIFWLMKKDQYSEVDRQGKDALNFQISMTLWMLVSGIMILLVIGIFALIALGVLNLVMIIVASVKSNNGERFKYPLTIAFIK, via the coding sequence ATGCGAGAAATAAACTACATCAACTCCGAAGAGCAAACATTCTCAACGCTTTGCCATCTAAGCGCTTTAAGTGGTGCTATTATTCCTTTAGGACATATTTTTGGACCATTAATTTTTTGGTTGATGAAAAAGGATCAATATTCTGAAGTTGATCGTCAGGGAAAGGATGCACTAAACTTTCAAATCTCTATGACTCTCTGGATGCTTGTTTCAGGGATTATGATCCTTCTAGTTATTGGAATCTTTGCATTAATTGCCTTAGGTGTATTGAATCTTGTTATGATTATTGTAGCATCAGTAAAATCTAATAACGGGGAAAGGTTTAAATATCCACTTACAATTGCGTTTATTAAATAA
- the ettA gene encoding energy-dependent translational throttle protein EttA encodes MADEKIIFSMVGLSKTFPPHKKVLNNIYLSFFYGAKIGIIGLNGSGKSTLLKIIAGVEKSFQGEVVFSPGYRVGYLEQDPQLDETKTVKEIVQEGVQEVVDLLKEYEEINVKFGEPMDDDQMNKLIERQGEITEKIDHTDGWNLDSKLERAMDALRCPEPDAMVKVLSGGERRRVALCRLLLREPEILLLDEPTNHLDAESVQWLEMHLQQYKGTVIAITHDRYFLDNVAGWILELDRGEGIPWKGNYSSWLDQKTKRMAQEEKTESKRKKTLERELEWVRMSPKARQAKSKARLSAYDRLLNEDVKQKEDKLELFIPNGPRLGNVVIEVKQVTKAYGDKLLFENLEFNLPPNGIVGVIGPNGAGKTTLFRLMMGIDKVDSGEFNVGETVKIAYVDQQHKSIEPDKTVYEVISRGADNIMLGGKQINARAYVARFNFSGADQEKKCNILSGGERNRLHLALALQEEGNVILLDEPTNDIDVNTLRALEEGIDNFAGCAVIISHDRWFLDRVATHILAFEGNSQVFFFEGSYSDYVENRRKRLGDEGPHRIKYRKLME; translated from the coding sequence ATGGCTGACGAAAAGATTATTTTTTCGATGGTTGGGTTGAGCAAAACATTCCCACCTCACAAGAAAGTACTAAACAACATATACCTTTCTTTCTTCTATGGAGCAAAGATTGGCATTATAGGGTTAAACGGATCAGGAAAGTCAACTCTTTTAAAGATTATTGCTGGGGTAGAAAAATCGTTTCAAGGAGAAGTTGTCTTTTCTCCTGGTTACAGAGTTGGATATCTTGAGCAAGATCCACAACTCGATGAGACAAAAACGGTAAAGGAGATTGTGCAAGAAGGAGTTCAAGAAGTCGTTGACCTATTAAAAGAGTATGAAGAAATAAATGTCAAATTCGGTGAACCCATGGACGATGATCAGATGAATAAACTGATTGAACGCCAAGGTGAAATAACCGAAAAGATAGACCATACTGATGGATGGAATCTAGATTCAAAACTTGAACGTGCTATGGATGCACTTCGCTGTCCTGAGCCCGATGCAATGGTAAAAGTTCTTTCTGGGGGAGAACGTCGTAGAGTTGCTCTTTGCCGCCTTCTACTCCGCGAACCTGAAATACTCTTACTCGACGAACCCACCAACCACCTTGATGCGGAATCCGTACAATGGCTCGAAATGCACCTCCAGCAGTATAAAGGTACAGTAATTGCAATAACCCACGACCGCTACTTCCTCGATAACGTCGCCGGTTGGATTCTTGAACTCGACCGAGGGGAAGGTATTCCTTGGAAAGGAAACTACTCATCTTGGTTAGATCAGAAGACCAAGCGAATGGCTCAAGAGGAAAAGACCGAAAGCAAACGCAAGAAAACGCTTGAGCGCGAACTTGAATGGGTTAGAATGTCGCCCAAGGCAAGACAAGCAAAATCAAAAGCTAGATTATCAGCCTACGATAGACTTTTAAATGAGGATGTAAAGCAGAAAGAAGATAAACTAGAACTTTTCATTCCAAATGGACCTCGGTTGGGTAACGTTGTAATTGAAGTTAAGCAAGTTACTAAAGCTTATGGTGATAAATTACTATTCGAAAACCTTGAATTTAACCTCCCACCCAACGGTATTGTTGGCGTAATTGGTCCTAATGGAGCAGGTAAAACAACGCTTTTCCGATTAATGATGGGTATCGATAAGGTTGATAGTGGAGAGTTCAATGTTGGTGAAACAGTTAAAATAGCCTATGTTGATCAGCAGCATAAATCTATTGAACCCGATAAAACCGTTTATGAGGTTATTTCAAGAGGTGCCGACAATATCATGCTTGGAGGTAAGCAAATAAATGCTAGAGCTTACGTTGCCCGATTCAACTTCTCAGGGGCAGATCAGGAGAAGAAGTGCAATATTCTTTCGGGTGGTGAGCGTAACAGGTTACATCTAGCCCTTGCGTTGCAGGAGGAAGGAAATGTTATCTTACTCGATGAGCCCACCAACGACATCGATGTAAATACTTTACGTGCACTTGAAGAGGGTATCGATAATTTTGCAGGCTGTGCAGTAATCATCTCTCACGACCGTTGGTTCCTCGATCGAGTTGCAACACATATACTTGCTTTTGAGGGAAACTCACAGGTATTTTTCTTTGAAGGATCATACTCTGACTATGTTGAGAATCGTCGCAAGCGACTAGGTGATGAAGGGCCACATAGAATAAAGTATAGGAAGTTGATGGAGTAA